From the genome of Salvelinus namaycush isolate Seneca chromosome 10, SaNama_1.0, whole genome shotgun sequence, one region includes:
- the lpxn gene encoding leupaxin: MTWYLPYHIYVCVFVTDLFLEELAFNSTGPESAPQKKESDTANTYGQVPNVCSVGLHPRKGKEPDSTNVYSELPAPMEAGLLSPRSASRELDSIMDELLLDLEMGLPDPYPPSTPPPLVQKSVKKKQIGEKKEMDDTQVKEESTNSPKTSDLERKASTQRKTDTIDDLLGGLSSDMEKMGVHTTAKGHCASCGKVIVGKMITALGQVWHREHFVCVVCMAELGTIGFFEREGKAYCEKDYQHLFSPCCSYCKGPILKNILTAMDCTWHPEHFFCSHCGERFGPEGFLEKDGKPYCHRDFYHLFAPKCSGCGEPVKENFLTAANGTWHPNCFVCSDCLKPFTDGCFLELDGRPLCSLHFHSRQGTLCGGCGEPISGCCISAMERKFHPEHFVCAFCLRKLSQGVFKEQTGKPYCSACHTKLFV, encoded by the exons ATGACCTGG TACCTACCATAtcatatatatgtatgtgtgtttgttacGGACCTTTTCCTAGAGGAGTTGGCTTTCAACTCAACTGGTCCAGAGTCGGCTCCTCAGAAGAAAGAAAGTGATACAGCCAACACATATGGACAG GTCCCAAACGTGTGTTCTGTTGGTCTCCATCCAAGGAAAGGAAAGGAGCCAGATAGCACCAATGTATACAG tgagTTACCAGCTCCAATGGAGGCCGGTCTGCTGAGCCCTCGCTCTGCTTCCAGAGAGCTGGACTCCATAATGGATGAATTGCTGCTTGACCTGGAGATGGGG CTGCCAGACCCTTATCCTCCCTCAACCCCACCACCGCTTGTCCAGAAGTCAGTCAAAAAGAAACAGATTGGAGAAAAGAAAGAAATGGATGACACACAAGTGAAAGAAGAGAGCACAAACAGCCCAAAGACTTCTGATCTGGAGCGCAAGGCgtcaacacagagaaaaacagacACCATAGATGACCTTCTGGGAGGCCTGAGCTCTGATATGGAGAAGATGGGTGTACACACCACGGCCAAGGGTCACTGTGCTTCTTGTGGAAAGGTCATTGTGGGAAAG ATGATCACAGCCCTGGGCCAGGTGTGGCACCGAGAACACTTTGTTTGTGTGGTTTGTATGGCGGAGCTGGGCACCATTGGCTTCtttgagagggaggggaaggcCTACTGTGAGAAAGACTACCAGCATCTCTTTTCACCCTGCTGTAGTTACTGCAAGGGCCCCATTCTGAAG AACATCCTGACAGCGATGGACTGCACCTGGCACCCTGAGCACTTCTTCTGTTCCCACTGTGGGGAGCGCTTTGGGCCTGAAG GTTTTCTGGAGAAGGACGGGAAGCCGTACTGCCACAGAGACTTTTACCATCTCTTTGCTCCAAAGTGCTCTGGCTGCGGAGAGCCTGTGAAAGAGAACTTCCTGACTGCAGCCAACGGCACCTGGCATCCCAACTGCTTCGTCTGCTCA GACTGTCTGAAGCCCTTCACCGATGGTTGTTTCCTGGAGCTGGATGGTCGTCCCCTGTGCTCTTTGCACTTCCACTCCCGCCAGGGTACACTGTGTGGGGGCTGTGGAGAGCCCATCTCTGGGTGCTGCATCTCAGCTATGGAGCGCAAGTTCCACCCTGAGCACTTTGTGTGTGCTTTCTGTCTGAGGAAACTCAGTCAGGGAGTATTCAAGGAGCAGACAGGGAAACCCTACTGCTCAGCCTGCCACACCAAACTGTTTGTGTGA